The following is a genomic window from Fibrobacterota bacterium.
GGAAGAAGAGTTGCGGCCGAATATCCTCAAGTACGTGAACCGGTTGAGTGATCTGTTCTTCGTGCTCTCCCGCTACGTGGCGAAGCTATCCGGGGTTCCCGAGACGCTTTGGGATACGGGCCTGGGCAAGCGCAAGCCCGGGAAGCTTTGACCTCGGTAGGAGTTAACGACGCGATGGCGAAAAGGAGAGCGATTGCGATGAAGACGTTGGAAAAGGTTCTGGTATCGTGGAGCGGCGGTAAGGACAGTTGTCTGATGCTGCACGAACTCGTCAAGGACGGCCGCTATGAAATCACGGCGCTGGTCTGCATGGTCAGGGAGCATGAGCAACGGATCTGCATGCATGGGGTTCCCGTGGAGCTGCTGGACCGGCAGGCGGCATCGTTGGGATTCCGGCTGGAAAAGGTTTTTACGACCCGGGAATCGAATTATGAAGCAGTCATGAGATCCATCGTCGAAAAATTCACCCTGATGGGCGTTGCGAAGATA
Proteins encoded in this region:
- a CDS encoding ATP-binding protein, with the translated sequence MKTLEKVLVSWSGGKDSCLMLHELVKDGRYEITALVCMVREHEQRICMHGVPVELLDRQAASLGFRLEKVFTTRESNYEAVMRSIVEKFTLMGVAKI